One genomic region from Chthoniobacterales bacterium encodes:
- a CDS encoding phosphoenolpyruvate kinase codes for MTTLTPDETSEITAGLAAANRAFMQTYPGESARRQAVHSVYGGAHLFKADSPQRLGGVALRSLQEYAPDAASLAAVLGENWEAAFATKLYDRITEKLRREPVEDFRLDFEDGYGNRVDSEEDGHAASSAEQVALGLTNGTLPPFIGIRIKPFNEDLRARSLRTFDIFISTLVKKTGGALPPNFVITLPKVQVAAQVTAAAKLCDLLEKKLGLTKGALRLELMIETPQSIIDRHGVCPLLSFIEAAEGRCGSVHFGVYDYTASSGITAAYQAMGHPACDFARSHMIVALAGTGIHLSDGATNILPVGPNRAQGGELTSIQIAENNAAVHGAWRMAYRDNLHSLRNGIYQGWDLHPAQFVVRYAAVYAFFLEGLEAASGRLQAFVQKAALASLFGDVFDDAATGQGLLNFFLRGIACGAITEEEALATGLTIEEIRSRSFFKILEARRK; via the coding sequence ATGACCACGCTCACCCCAGACGAAACCTCCGAAATCACCGCCGGACTGGCTGCGGCCAACCGCGCTTTCATGCAGACCTATCCCGGCGAATCGGCGCGTCGGCAGGCCGTGCATAGCGTCTATGGCGGCGCGCATTTGTTCAAGGCCGATTCGCCCCAACGACTGGGCGGAGTCGCATTGCGATCACTTCAGGAATACGCGCCCGACGCGGCCTCGCTCGCCGCCGTGTTAGGGGAAAACTGGGAAGCGGCTTTTGCTACGAAACTCTACGACCGCATTACCGAGAAACTGCGCCGCGAACCCGTGGAAGATTTCCGCCTCGACTTCGAGGACGGCTACGGCAACCGCGTGGACTCCGAGGAGGACGGCCACGCCGCCAGCAGCGCTGAGCAAGTCGCGCTCGGTCTAACCAATGGAACGCTGCCGCCATTCATCGGGATTCGCATCAAGCCTTTCAACGAAGACCTGCGCGCCCGCAGCCTGCGCACGTTCGATATTTTCATCTCCACGCTCGTCAAAAAAACCGGCGGCGCGCTGCCTCCTAACTTCGTCATCACACTGCCCAAGGTGCAGGTCGCGGCGCAAGTCACCGCTGCCGCGAAACTTTGCGATTTGCTGGAAAAAAAACTCGGTCTAACCAAAGGCGCGCTTCGCCTCGAACTCATGATCGAGACACCGCAATCCATCATCGACCGCCACGGCGTTTGCCCGCTGCTGAGCTTTATCGAAGCTGCGGAAGGCCGTTGCGGCAGCGTGCACTTCGGCGTTTACGATTACACCGCGTCGAGCGGCATTACGGCGGCGTATCAGGCGATGGGACATCCCGCCTGCGACTTCGCCCGCTCGCACATGATCGTCGCGCTCGCCGGCACCGGCATTCATCTTTCGGACGGTGCAACTAACATCCTACCCGTCGGCCCGAATCGTGCGCAAGGTGGTGAGCTGACTTCCATTCAAATCGCGGAAAACAACGCCGCCGTTCACGGGGCCTGGCGCATGGCCTACCGCGACAATCTCCACTCGCTGCGCAACGGAATCTATCAAGGCTGGGACCTGCATCCGGCTCAATTTGTCGTGCGTTACGCCGCCGTTTACGCCTTCTTCCTTGAGGGTCTCGAAGCTGCCTCCGGCCGCCTCCAAGCCTTCGTGCAAAAAGCCGCGTTGGCATCCTTGTTTGGCGACGTTTTCGACGATGCAGCCACCGGTCAGGGCCTGCTCAATTTCTTCCTGCGAGGCATTGCCTGTGGAGCGATCACCGAGGAGGAGGCGCTCGCCACCGGGCTCACCATCGAGGAAATTCGCTCGCGCTCGTTCTTCAAAATTCTCGAAGCCCGTCGCAAATAA
- the allE gene encoding (S)-ureidoglycine aminohydrolase, whose translation MQTALTRTVIRPNYALISPDGYVPSALPGWAGGTSYIQISAAMGAGVSQWLVDLPKGASGAGETFGYQLFLYVVSGGIVAQNEKIAQGGFAFLPPGTSYQIKGAAKNSRLLIFRKRHEPLAGFEPPEFFAGHEENIVEVPFLGDPQARLKTLIPDTLGADMAVNIFTYEPGATLPFVETHVMEHGMLFLTGGGVYRLGDDWHPVSAGDAIWIAPYCPQWFIAAGPGPARYIYYKDVNRIPL comes from the coding sequence ATGCAAACTGCCCTGACCCGCACCGTCATTCGACCTAACTATGCGCTCATCAGCCCCGATGGTTACGTACCCAGCGCGCTTCCCGGCTGGGCCGGGGGGACGAGTTACATTCAAATCTCCGCCGCGATGGGTGCCGGGGTTAGTCAATGGTTAGTCGATCTGCCGAAAGGTGCCAGCGGGGCAGGGGAAACCTTCGGCTACCAGTTGTTTCTCTACGTCGTTAGCGGCGGTATCGTCGCGCAAAATGAGAAAATCGCCCAAGGCGGATTCGCTTTTCTGCCACCGGGCACTAGCTATCAAATCAAGGGCGCTGCCAAAAATTCACGCCTCCTCATTTTTCGGAAACGCCATGAGCCTCTGGCTGGATTCGAGCCACCGGAATTCTTTGCCGGGCACGAGGAGAATATCGTCGAGGTGCCGTTTCTCGGCGACCCGCAGGCGCGCCTGAAAACGCTTATTCCCGACACGCTCGGAGCCGACATGGCGGTGAATATTTTCACCTACGAGCCGGGGGCCACCCTGCCATTCGTCGAGACGCACGTCATGGAACACGGGATGCTTTTTCTCACCGGCGGCGGCGTTTACCGGCTCGGCGACGATTGGCATCCGGTGAGCGCGGGCGACGCCATTTGGATCGCGCCGTATTGTCCGCAATGGTTCATCGCCGCAGGCCCCGGCCCGGCCCGCTACATCTACTACAAAGACGTCAACCGCATCCCACTATGA
- a CDS encoding lmo0937 family membrane protein, which produces MLLIIAILLLLFWIAGLFAHIAGGLIHILLVVALVVFVLHFIRGGKGA; this is translated from the coding sequence ATGCTACTCATCATCGCCATTCTACTGTTGTTATTCTGGATTGCAGGTTTGTTTGCGCATATCGCAGGCGGCCTGATTCATATCTTGTTAGTCGTTGCCTTGGTCGTCTTTGTCCTCCACTTTATTCGTGGCGGAAAAGGAGCTTAA
- the ahcY gene encoding adenosylhomocysteinase has translation MSTTLSTRIANDYKVADITLADWGRKEIQIAEEEMPGLISIRKQYAAAKPLAGVRVTGSLHMTIQTAVLIETMVELGADVRWASCNIFSTQDHAAAAIAATGVPVFAWKGESLEEYWDCTWKAIVNNDGKGPELVIDDGGDVTLFLHKGYELEEGSDWVNSESGSHEETVIKNLLKKIHAENPYIFHEIVKDWKGVSEETTTGVHRLYKLQEKGQLLIPAFNVNDSVTKSKFDNLYGCRHSLVDGLNRALDVMISGKVAVVIGYGDVGKGCSQSLRGQGARVIVTEVDPINALQAAMEGYEVNTVESTLGRGDIYVTTTGNVDVLTIEHIAKMKDQAVIANIGHFDNEIQVDKLVNFPGIQHVNIKPQVDKYTFPTGNSVFLLAEGRLVNLGCATGHPSFVMSASFSNQTLAILDLWKNRDLYKPAVFVLPKKLDEEVARLHLGKIGAKLTVLSEKQAAYLDVPIEGPYKPNHYRY, from the coding sequence ATGAGCACAACACTAAGCACTCGCATCGCAAACGACTACAAGGTCGCCGATATCACCCTGGCCGACTGGGGTCGCAAAGAAATCCAAATCGCCGAGGAGGAAATGCCCGGACTCATCTCCATTCGCAAGCAATACGCCGCTGCCAAACCACTCGCTGGCGTGCGCGTCACCGGCTCGCTGCACATGACTATTCAGACAGCCGTTCTCATTGAGACGATGGTCGAGTTAGGTGCCGATGTGCGCTGGGCTTCCTGCAATATTTTCTCCACTCAGGACCACGCGGCGGCAGCCATCGCGGCGACTGGAGTCCCTGTTTTTGCCTGGAAAGGTGAGAGCCTCGAAGAATACTGGGACTGCACCTGGAAGGCGATTGTTAACAACGACGGCAAAGGACCAGAGTTAGTCATCGACGACGGCGGCGACGTGACGCTTTTCCTTCACAAAGGCTATGAGTTGGAGGAAGGCAGCGACTGGGTGAACAGCGAGTCTGGTTCGCACGAGGAGACTGTCATCAAGAACTTGTTGAAGAAGATCCACGCCGAGAATCCCTATATTTTCCACGAAATTGTGAAGGATTGGAAAGGCGTTTCCGAGGAAACCACAACTGGCGTGCATCGTCTCTACAAGCTTCAGGAAAAAGGCCAGCTTCTGATTCCTGCATTTAACGTGAATGACTCCGTGACCAAGTCGAAGTTCGACAATCTCTACGGTTGCCGCCACTCGCTGGTGGACGGATTGAACCGCGCTCTTGACGTCATGATTTCCGGCAAAGTCGCAGTCGTCATCGGCTACGGCGATGTCGGCAAAGGCTGTTCTCAATCGCTCCGTGGCCAGGGTGCTCGAGTGATTGTTACCGAAGTCGATCCTATTAACGCGCTCCAAGCCGCCATGGAAGGCTACGAGGTTAACACCGTCGAATCCACTCTCGGTCGCGGCGACATCTACGTCACCACCACCGGAAACGTGGACGTGCTAACCATCGAACATATCGCGAAGATGAAGGATCAGGCGGTGATTGCTAACATCGGCCACTTCGACAATGAAATTCAAGTGGACAAGCTGGTAAATTTCCCCGGCATCCAGCATGTGAACATCAAGCCTCAGGTCGATAAATACACCTTCCCGACGGGCAACAGTGTCTTCCTGCTCGCCGAAGGCCGACTGGTCAATCTCGGTTGCGCCACAGGCCATCCATCGTTCGTCATGTCCGCGTCGTTCAGCAACCAGACGCTTGCGATTCTCGACCTCTGGAAAAATCGCGATCTCTACAAGCCTGCGGTCTTCGTTTTGCCGAAGAAACTCGACGAAGAAGTAGCCCGCCTGCACTTGGGCAAGATCGGAGCCAAGCTCACGGTTCTCTCCGAGAAACAAGCCGCTTACCTCGACGTTCCAATCGAAGGACCTTACAAGCCGAATCACTACCGCTACTAA
- the metK gene encoding methionine adenosyltransferase has product MSRHYIFSSESVGEGHPDKVCDTISDAVLDACLTQDKYSRVACETYAKSNMVIVGGEITTNGWIDFNRIVREAIRGIGYVNDDDIFHADKVFITNILTEQSSDIAQGVDAAAAEGKATAEQGAGDQGLMFGYACDETPELMPAPIMFAHRLGRELTRIRKSGEANWLRPDAKSQVSVIYEDGKPVGISNVVISTQHAAGIPHKLIEDFCIEEIVRKVLPTEMLGGATFLINPTGNFVIGGPQGDTGLTGRKIIVDTYGGMGRHGGGAFSGKDPSKVDRSAAYMGRYVAKNVVASGLATRCEVQFAYAIGYPDPVSIHINTFGTTLVDEEKIEAAVKEIFNFKPAAIVEQLNLLRPIYGKTTNYGHFGKVDDLDSLTWEKTDKAEALKNYIQ; this is encoded by the coding sequence ATGTCACGTCATTATATTTTTTCCTCTGAGTCCGTCGGTGAAGGTCATCCTGACAAAGTTTGCGACACCATTTCCGATGCGGTGCTCGATGCGTGCCTGACCCAGGACAAATACAGCCGCGTGGCCTGCGAAACCTACGCGAAGTCGAACATGGTGATCGTCGGCGGCGAGATTACGACCAACGGCTGGATCGACTTCAATCGTATTGTGCGCGAGGCGATTCGCGGCATCGGCTATGTCAACGACGACGACATTTTCCATGCGGACAAGGTCTTCATTACTAACATTCTCACCGAGCAATCGAGCGACATCGCGCAAGGCGTGGACGCGGCGGCGGCCGAGGGAAAAGCGACAGCCGAGCAGGGCGCGGGCGACCAGGGATTGATGTTTGGTTATGCCTGCGACGAGACGCCGGAATTGATGCCGGCTCCGATCATGTTCGCGCACCGGCTCGGGCGTGAGTTGACTCGCATTCGCAAGAGTGGCGAGGCGAATTGGCTGCGTCCCGACGCGAAGAGCCAGGTGTCGGTGATCTATGAGGATGGCAAGCCGGTCGGCATTTCCAATGTGGTGATTTCAACGCAGCACGCGGCGGGGATTCCGCACAAGTTGATCGAAGATTTTTGCATCGAGGAGATTGTTAGAAAAGTGCTCCCGACGGAGATGTTAGGAGGCGCGACATTCCTCATTAACCCGACGGGAAATTTCGTGATCGGCGGACCGCAAGGCGACACCGGTCTAACTGGTCGCAAAATCATAGTGGATACTTACGGCGGCATGGGGCGTCACGGCGGCGGCGCATTCTCTGGAAAAGATCCAAGCAAGGTGGATCGCAGTGCGGCCTACATGGGACGTTACGTGGCAAAGAACGTAGTCGCGTCCGGTCTGGCTACGCGTTGCGAAGTGCAGTTTGCCTACGCCATCGGTTATCCCGATCCCGTGAGCATCCATATTAACACTTTCGGAACGACCCTAGTGGACGAAGAAAAAATCGAAGCTGCGGTGAAAGAAATATTCAACTTCAAACCCGCGGCCATCGTAGAGCAATTAAACCTTCTTCGCCCAATCTACGGCAAGACGACTAACTACGGTCACTTCGGTAAAGTCGATGACTTGGATTCCCTTACTTGGGAGAAAACCGACAAGGCCGAAGCTCTGAAAAACTACATTCAATAA
- a CDS encoding metalloregulator ArsR/SmtB family transcription factor, which produces MASTLKILRVLVDPTRLRLLRLLGQTELTVAEMQEILAMGQSRISTHLAQLRQAGLVADRRAGKNIYYGLAPNSAQKPWFRLMEDSAAELTETDRDDRALGLVLKKRQDTAREYFDKLAGKFGRSYCPGRSWQGLSHLLLTLVPRVVVADLGAGEGTLSQLLARSAEKVIAIDNSEKMVEFGSNVARENGFTNLEYRLGDIEAPPIESNSIDLAILSQALHHASSPILALQAAHKILKPGGKILILDLLAHNFEQARELYADLWLGFGEAELLEMLEQVGFKNAGVTVVSKEPEAPYFQTLLASAVKA; this is translated from the coding sequence ATGGCGTCAACCCTAAAAATTCTCCGCGTCCTCGTCGATCCGACCCGGCTCCGGCTCCTGCGGCTGCTCGGTCAGACTGAATTGACCGTGGCCGAAATGCAGGAAATTCTCGCCATGGGCCAGTCGCGCATCTCGACTCATCTCGCGCAACTCCGCCAGGCGGGACTCGTCGCCGACCGTCGCGCGGGCAAAAATATCTACTACGGACTCGCCCCCAACTCGGCTCAGAAACCGTGGTTTCGCCTCATGGAAGACAGCGCCGCCGAGCTGACCGAGACCGACCGCGACGACCGTGCCCTCGGGCTCGTTCTCAAGAAACGACAGGACACCGCCCGCGAGTATTTCGATAAACTGGCAGGGAAATTTGGCCGCAGTTATTGTCCAGGCCGGTCGTGGCAGGGTCTCTCGCACCTGCTGCTCACGCTCGTTCCGCGGGTCGTCGTCGCCGATCTGGGAGCGGGCGAAGGCACCCTTTCCCAGCTCCTCGCCCGCAGCGCGGAGAAGGTCATCGCCATCGATAATTCCGAAAAAATGGTCGAGTTCGGCTCCAATGTTGCGCGCGAAAACGGCTTCACCAACCTCGAATACCGCCTCGGCGACATCGAGGCCCCGCCCATCGAATCCAACTCCATCGACCTTGCGATCCTGAGCCAGGCGCTGCATCACGCCAGTTCGCCGATCCTGGCTTTGCAGGCGGCGCACAAAATCCTCAAGCCCGGCGGAAAAATCCTCATCCTCGACCTGCTGGCGCACAACTTCGAGCAAGCCCGCGAACTCTACGCCGACCTCTGGCTCGGCTTCGGCGAGGCCGAACTCCTCGAAATGCTCGAGCAAGTCGGCTTCAAAAACGCCGGAGTTACAGTCGTATCGAAGGAACCCGAGGCCCCCTATTTCCAAACACTCCTCGCCAGTGCGGTGAAAGCCTAG
- a CDS encoding cytochrome P450 has product MTFPLPLDLTHPEVCADPYPVYRWYRENSPVHRVEPPQADGVPRYLVTRWSDVEAGLKNPVLKRSVHRSSLWNQPLENVPPALQAYARVTREWPLFRDPPHHAPARRLVNRVLDEPGHSAILETILRQTLDDLAARKTFDAAEDFARRVALQLNLAMLGLDNHGWQEFGAHLQSVSLGFGNHFDQQRLEQASAAMETLENWITEAAGEAGARTKPAPFLERLLSMQTRGIIQSAPQLAATAILFIQAGQDTTSALMANGILTLLRHPAVVQRLIAEPDFAPPVLEEILRFETPVQLTTWHASVPLEIRGVPIQPGEGVSFLLGAANRDPEAFENPDDFDPTQRRTRTAAFGFGPHTCPGADFGREIAATSLSAFFRRFPHARLASETVTWKPLATFRSVGPLEVTV; this is encoded by the coding sequence ATGACTTTCCCGCTGCCGCTCGACCTCACGCATCCGGAGGTCTGCGCCGATCCCTACCCGGTTTATCGCTGGTATCGGGAAAATTCCCCCGTCCATCGCGTCGAACCTCCGCAGGCGGACGGCGTGCCGCGTTATCTCGTCACCCGCTGGAGCGACGTCGAGGCCGGCTTGAAAAACCCCGTGTTGAAACGCTCGGTTCACCGCAGTTCTCTCTGGAATCAGCCTCTGGAAAACGTGCCTCCCGCCCTGCAAGCTTACGCGCGAGTCACACGCGAATGGCCCCTTTTTCGCGACCCGCCGCATCACGCGCCCGCGCGGCGTCTGGTCAATCGCGTGCTGGATGAGCCGGGTCACAGTGCCATTCTGGAAACGATTCTGCGGCAGACGCTGGACGATCTGGCGGCGCGGAAAACTTTCGACGCCGCGGAAGATTTCGCCCGGCGCGTGGCGCTGCAACTCAACCTCGCCATGCTCGGCCTGGACAACCACGGCTGGCAGGAGTTTGGCGCGCATCTGCAAAGCGTCAGCCTCGGGTTTGGCAATCACTTCGATCAGCAACGCCTCGAGCAGGCCAGCGCCGCGATGGAAACCCTCGAAAACTGGATCACCGAGGCCGCCGGAGAAGCCGGTGCTCGCACGAAACCCGCCCCGTTTCTGGAGCGGCTGCTGTCGATGCAAACCCGCGGAATTATCCAGAGCGCGCCCCAACTCGCCGCCACCGCCATCCTCTTCATTCAGGCCGGACAGGACACCACCAGCGCGCTCATGGCCAATGGGATTCTCACCCTACTGCGGCATCCCGCCGTGGTGCAACGCCTCATCGCCGAGCCCGATTTTGCTCCGCCCGTGCTCGAGGAAATCCTGCGTTTCGAGACACCGGTGCAACTCACCACCTGGCACGCCAGTGTGCCGCTGGAGATACGCGGCGTGCCGATCCAGCCCGGCGAAGGGGTTTCGTTTCTGCTCGGCGCAGCCAATCGCGATCCCGAGGCATTTGAAAACCCGGACGACTTCGATCCCACTCAGCGGCGCACGCGCACGGCGGCGTTCGGATTCGGCCCGCACACCTGTCCCGGAGCCGACTTCGGACGCGAAATCGCCGCGACGAGTCTGAGCGCTTTCTTCCGACGATTCCCCCATGCGCGGCTCGCAAGCGAGACCGTCACCTGGAAACCGCTCGCCACGTTTCGCTCCGTCGGCCCGCTGGAGGTGACGGTCTAG
- a CDS encoding glycosyltransferase, whose protein sequence is MRILLTNNTLDARAGTELYLCEIAEALLAAGHEPMCFSLKLGAQSDRLLQLGIPVSDDLRALPGPPDVIHGQHIIETTLAAMTYRRVPVISVCHSPEAWQESACRLPNVVRWIVVDQDCRRRWVEEENVDAARVTVLLNHFDNRKFHPRSPLPAKPRRALLASNYLVPEHPAVLAARAACEARGIELCTVGTSLGGNVENLETLFPEFDLVFAKGRVALEAAAVGCAVMQLEFFGAGHLARTENYDELRDYNFGYHTMRLPLDAEVIGREMDRYDPVDAALFSQRIREEATLEKTMASLIPLYAEAAAMAGSLTDYDPMIAGADFLRFQLHLSKIPMDSLRKTQGVPLRLPSFPVGNLQKSWEAIAAQHQTFASLRLAARQGERKEKMEALRSKHADLLARHSELFEKYKALKNRPAPAPPKPPLTFFQKLRRLLSGAAD, encoded by the coding sequence ATGAGGATCCTGCTCACTAACAACACCCTCGACGCGCGCGCCGGCACCGAGCTTTACCTTTGCGAGATCGCCGAGGCATTGCTGGCCGCCGGTCACGAGCCGATGTGCTTCAGCCTCAAACTCGGCGCGCAGTCCGACCGCCTTCTGCAACTGGGCATCCCGGTGAGCGACGATCTCCGCGCGCTGCCGGGGCCGCCCGATGTGATTCACGGGCAGCACATTATCGAGACCACCCTGGCGGCGATGACTTATCGGCGAGTTCCAGTCATATCCGTCTGTCATTCGCCGGAAGCCTGGCAGGAAAGCGCCTGTCGGCTGCCCAACGTGGTTCGCTGGATCGTCGTGGATCAGGATTGCCGCCGACGCTGGGTGGAGGAGGAAAATGTGGATGCCGCCCGCGTGACGGTTCTTTTAAATCACTTCGACAACCGCAAATTTCACCCGCGCAGCCCGCTTCCCGCGAAACCCCGGCGAGCGCTACTGGCCAGCAATTATCTGGTGCCGGAACACCCCGCAGTGCTGGCGGCGAGAGCGGCCTGCGAGGCGCGTGGCATCGAGCTATGCACCGTCGGCACGAGCCTCGGGGGCAATGTCGAAAACCTGGAGACGCTCTTTCCCGAGTTTGATCTCGTTTTCGCCAAAGGCCGCGTCGCGCTGGAGGCGGCCGCCGTCGGTTGCGCCGTGATGCAACTGGAGTTCTTCGGCGCGGGTCACCTGGCGCGAACGGAAAACTACGACGAGCTGCGAGATTACAATTTCGGCTACCACACGATGCGCCTCCCACTGGATGCCGAGGTGATCGGACGCGAAATGGACCGCTACGATCCCGTGGACGCGGCGCTCTTTTCACAGCGCATTCGCGAAGAGGCGACCCTGGAAAAAACCATGGCGAGTCTGATCCCACTCTACGCGGAAGCCGCGGCGATGGCGGGCTCGCTCACGGATTACGATCCCATGATTGCGGGCGCTGATTTCCTGCGCTTCCAACTGCACCTCTCCAAAATACCGATGGATAGCCTTCGCAAAACGCAGGGCGTGCCGTTGCGATTGCCCTCGTTTCCCGTTGGTAATTTGCAGAAGAGTTGGGAAGCCATCGCGGCCCAGCACCAGACTTTCGCGAGCTTGCGCCTGGCTGCCCGTCAAGGTGAGAGAAAGGAAAAAATGGAGGCGCTCCGCAGCAAGCACGCCGATTTGCTGGCCCGGCACTCGGAGCTTTTCGAGAAGTATAAAGCTCTAAAGAATCGTCCCGCACCCGCTCCACCAAAGCCACCTCTCACCTTTTTTCAGAAACTCCGCCGACTGCTTTCAGGAGCCGCCGACTAA
- the dltB gene encoding D-alanyl-lipoteichoic acid biosynthesis protein DltB: MIPYASYFYFGIAALVSAIPLLWMNLWRGSMRFWILTVSAVMLVIQYGGAMPAADSHISELGWLAIYGGLECFVAVLFLQSRKRSDSRWIFATSIALAVGPLVLSRIFGHLNHPLGFAGVSYAVFRSIDLLVGIQDGKVRSLGLGEFFAYLFFFPTVSSGPIDRFARFQKDYAAVRTREQFFADLDVAVHQIFTGFLYKYIVAHYLNKLVLGALLDHAGVWRPVVYFYGYALYLFFDFAGYSAFAVGVSYLLGIRTPVNFNKPFLAKNIRDFWNRWHMSLSAWFRDHIYMRFVMGMMKWGRIKNAQTISALGLLLSFGLMGVWHGTKWHYIVYGFYQAGLMIGYEQWTAYKKRRKWTRTRRWTDALSVVLTFHCVCLGFLIFAGGVPVQPVAVHHPAAGSSRSNR; encoded by the coding sequence ATGATTCCCTACGCCTCCTATTTCTATTTCGGCATCGCGGCTCTGGTCTCGGCGATTCCGCTGCTCTGGATGAATCTCTGGCGCGGCTCGATGCGCTTCTGGATACTAACTGTTAGTGCCGTGATGTTAGTCATCCAATACGGCGGCGCGATGCCTGCGGCGGACTCGCACATTTCCGAGCTGGGTTGGCTGGCGATCTACGGCGGCTTGGAATGCTTCGTGGCGGTCCTTTTTTTGCAGAGCCGCAAGCGAAGCGACTCGCGCTGGATTTTTGCGACTTCCATTGCACTCGCAGTCGGGCCGCTGGTGCTCTCGCGCATCTTTGGACATCTGAATCATCCGCTCGGTTTCGCCGGTGTGTCGTATGCGGTGTTTCGTTCGATTGATTTGTTAGTCGGCATCCAGGATGGCAAGGTGCGCAGCCTCGGACTCGGGGAATTCTTTGCTTATTTGTTTTTCTTTCCGACGGTGTCCTCCGGGCCGATTGACCGGTTTGCCCGTTTCCAGAAAGACTACGCCGCCGTCCGCACGCGGGAACAATTTTTCGCCGATCTGGATGTGGCGGTGCATCAGATATTCACCGGGTTTCTCTACAAATACATCGTCGCGCATTACCTGAACAAGCTCGTGCTCGGAGCGCTTCTGGATCACGCCGGCGTGTGGCGTCCGGTGGTGTATTTCTATGGTTACGCGCTTTATCTTTTCTTCGACTTCGCAGGTTACAGCGCATTCGCAGTCGGTGTTAGTTATTTGTTAGGAATCCGGACGCCGGTGAATTTCAACAAGCCGTTTCTAGCCAAAAACATCCGCGATTTCTGGAACCGCTGGCACATGAGTTTGTCGGCCTGGTTTCGCGATCACATCTACATGCGGTTTGTCATGGGGATGATGAAATGGGGCCGCATAAAAAACGCGCAGACTATCTCCGCGCTCGGCTTGCTGCTGTCGTTCGGCCTCATGGGCGTGTGGCACGGCACCAAGTGGCATTACATTGTTTACGGCTTCTATCAGGCCGGGCTGATGATCGGCTACGAGCAGTGGACGGCTTACAAAAAGCGGCGCAAATGGACACGCACGCGGCGTTGGACGGACGCGCTTTCCGTGGTGCTCACGTTTCACTGCGTCTGCCTCGGATTCCTGATTTTCGCCGGAGGCGTGCCCGTGCAGCCAGTCGCGGTGCATCATCCGGCGGCTGGCTCCTCGCGCTCGAACCGATAA